In the genome of Montipora capricornis isolate CH-2021 unplaced genomic scaffold, ASM3666992v2 scaffold_182, whole genome shotgun sequence, the window GTCTACGGCAAACAGACTAATAATTAAACACTACTTGAAGACACTATATCTGCCTAGTTGGCACAATTGCGCACAAAACAGCTAAGAACCAGGAAAAGTACACAGAGGTACGTGCAGGCATCAAGCAACTTTATAAAAGCTCAAGcgttaaacaaataaaaataccaTGAGCAGCTAAGGAAAGGACGAAGCTCAATAACGAACACTGACAAAGAGCTTTCTTTCCTTATTGAACGCTGTGAGAAATGGATTATCTGCCAGAACGCAAATATAGTTAAGAAGTTCTATGAATATGTATAAACTGTTTGAATGTAAAGAAAATGAAGTGTAACTCAAGTAGCCCATACCCTTGTCTGCAACTTATGTAAATGattcatgaaaacaaaaatgaaatcttTCATAATAAAACGGCTAAATTCCACTCGTTTTCTGACTGGATCCAGTAATAATTCTATCAACGAGGCAAGCTTTACTTTAAGATCAGTCAGTGGGCCATATTTAAAAGACGAGAACACTTGTATTGGTATTCGTATTTGATATagcccgatttttttttttcggagcgTTAATGAACACATGAGAAGTATCGATTTGACTCTACAAGACCTGAGTTTTACGAGATCATCGTTCAGAATCGCAAAACCAGTTTGGGATAGATTCTCACGTTTTCCCGGAAACATTATGCCTTCATTTAGTTTTCATATATCGATATTCCAACTTTGTCATCAAAACTTTGTTTTTATGGTTATGTAAAGGTGACTATTATGTATGATGAAAACAGAAAATCAGGCAGTCGTCAAGGTTTAccaattctttaaactttttctCTTCTGGTCAATTCTAGGAACAGATGAGACCTCAACAAACTCTTGCAATTTCAGTGCACATTAAACTTgttaaagataacaaatatcTGGAAAGAAAAGATGACTTCGTGTCTTATCCTCTGTTTTAGTCACGAACCTGTTTAAATCTCAGAGTGTTTACCATATTATAATTCCGTTCAAGGGAAGCGGAAACACATACTAATTGTGTTCTCACAGGTATCGACAGTCATCCCGATCGAACGACATCTTGTACACGTTACGACACCCAACGACAAACACTTAACTTACGAcctaattacaatataaaaaaatgcGAACAGTGAGACATTAATCGCGAACTAGACATTTGACGTGTCCCATATCTTAAATTGGTTTCTTGGAATGTTCAGCCTTCTCTTTGTCTTACGACTCTAAGGACTCTAACTAATTTACATTTTAGCCACAAAGATTAAGTTGTCAGCTCACGGCCACATCGAAAGCCCAAATAGGATGTGCAATATCGAGCACGGCGCAAGCGTAGGTTTATACTTAGTACCGGTACTTTTGGTAACATCAAGGTGGTTCCCAGAACTTGGAACGTATTTGACCCTCTTTAATGATTCTTGTTTGCATTATCAGGGAATATAGCAATCACTTTTAATCTAgtttattaaagaaaaaatcactttgtataattaattaataaatgacAAGGAATTATTAATGCTAAACGAACTCTACAAAACACGATTATTTGCCTTGTCAGTGATTTTTCAAAACATAACGTACGACCTTGTAGGAAAACTTCACATATTAGacactttcaaccaatcacggaATGCTTTAATTAAAGTGTTAATTACTGTTGAAAAATAATCAACACAGGGGGTACATTTATTGCTGGACATATAGAGGCCACCAAGATGAAAATACAGGTATAATATATAGAAATATTTTTAAGTCGAATTGTCTCAAGTGAAACGAGATAAAGTAGCTAACTGTAATGACTAAAATAGTCTTAACCAGTGcgtgtgtttgtgtgtgtggCCTTATGTGTTGCACCAAGACGCGGGAGGGATTAGGACCTGTTTTTCTTGCCAAAATGGACAGAAAAGATAGGATAATAATTTCCCAGAATACTTCAAAGGTCAAAAGCTCTCCACAAAACAGTATGGAATATCACCTCGTTTACTTAAAATTCTTGCGTTAAAATGCCAACAAGAAGCAGCCAAAACATAGTAAAAAGTAATCAGTCGCTAAAAagccacacacacacacacacaaataaatcaaaatgtcTTCCTTAACGAAATTTAGTGGTATTAAAATTGCATGTCGGTTCTCCATACTTAATAACAAGTAAACCTAGTTTACTTTACCTGCCAAACACTGCAGAGATATGGTCAACTTGCTACAAGGTTGTCAACAAAAATGTTACATAACAGAAACGTTTGCAGCATAAGAAGGATTCAAACATGTGCTGCGGAAAAAGAGTCAACTTGCCAAATGTTAAGTACAACAGTTTTCTCTGAGAATGTTGGCAAATCGTCACAAAAATGTAACTAACCCCACATTAATGCCTTCAACGCAGATCCACCAATTGCGGCGGGTACGATACGACGAACCATTGACTTGAGGTTATCCCAGACGTAACGTTTAAGGGGTTTGCGCACACATCGACCACGAATATTGCAAGATTGATCTTCAGAAAAGTAATATTCCCAATCTCCTTCACCAGCCTTAATAACAAACTGCCTGTCTGGCTGTGCAAAAATGAAAGCGGCGTTTCTCATGTCGGCCCCATCATCAAGAGCAAGTGGGATAAAGGAGATTGCTGCTTGTAAAAAACGCAAGGTTGTATAGCCAGTGTCATCTAGGTATCGGTGTTGGCCTTCATTTCCGCATCGTTTTATCAGTTCTCGTCCAAGAACGGTGGACGTGATCTTCTTTACGTGGATTCTAACATTACGAGGGTAATCCTGAAAGAGAAGGAACACAAATTCAGTTAATTTGGAACCTTAATATGGATCAAATAAAGTGGGAAAAGCAATTAATGCGTCAAAGATCATTTACCATGGCATGGAACGTTCCAAAGATGCTGTGCCTTTTAAGTGTAGGCATGTGGTAAACGACCCCcgtaattattttctttcaagttcCAGAAGAGGCTCTTCCGTTTACATAGATCCTTGAGTAAATAATAATTCTACCAACTAGGGAAGCTTTACTCAAAGATGAGTTTGTGGGAAACATTTAAAGACAAGAGCACTTGTATTCGTATTTGAAATGGCTCGTAACATGTTTCCGAAATGTAACAGAAGCATGAGTAGTATCGAGTTGATGACTCCACTAAAAGGCATCTTTCAGAACGTGACGGAAAAGCAAATAATGTAGACTAACACGGTTTTCCCGGGAAACTAGTACAGAGTAAGAATGCTTCGACAATGacttcccttttttttaaacagattttaaCTTTGTGACCATTAAACCTCATTTTTAGAAATCACTCCTAATTTGTTTCCAAAAGAAAATGAACGCAGAAGAGGTATCGATTTGAGATTATCCTTTAGAATCGCTAAACCAATTTTACTTAGGTTCTCGTGTTTTCCGGGAAAACTCGTAGATAATACGTCTGCTCATTGCCTACAATGCCTTTATTCAGTTTTCATGTACATTTTAAAAATCGATCTTGCAGCTTTGTAATCGTAAACTTTGTTTGGATTGGTGGGTGAAGTTGACTATCCTGTATGCTGAAAACAGAAATCAGGGAGCGTCAAGGTCTACAAATTCTTAACACGTTTTCTCTTCTGCTAAATTTTAACAGACTCTTTGCTGAAATTCACTTCATAAATTATTGTTCTTTGATTATTTGTGATTGCCTTGCTTTACCATTGATATAAACCTTCATTGGAGTAGAAAACTGCTTGatatttaaataagaaaaaaagccTTGGAAGCTAAACTTCAGATAACCTGAACTAGTGCGATGCGAATGTTCTTTTGGCTCTTCACTTACCTCAACCATTCGACCCCTTCCTAGAATTCCTCCCATGCCAGTTGATACCAATTTGTTCAGAATTCTTCGTTATTTTGGCTGGAGAAGCTAGGCAGTGGCAAACGTCGAAGTGCAAGAGTAAACGGCTCGATATGGTGAGCTAACCAGTGTTTGTTGCCTGAAACGCgaaaatattctttttataCCCAAAACTTGATCTGCTGCCCCTATTCTCAGTGAATTAGTGCCTCGTGACCATCCACTGCATGCATTACACGTGATTTTGAACTTATTGTAGAGATAGACTTTGGTCCCTTTATTTTCTGTTAAAGGAGAGAATGCTAGTAATGCTTTTTAATGTTTAAGGGTTTTGCCGAACCTAGTAGCGGAGCATATTTTACGAAAAAATGGTAACCAAtcaatgcgagaaaatttggttttggtcaccgtacgaccgtatgaaattcgaatttcattcctgaacaaaagaaaaaataggtCCCTCGGGGGACATGTGCTTACGGGTAACAAATGTTACACCTTTAACATTCTGTGATTGTTGACATGTTTTTATGATGGGCGTTAACAATGAATGCTTGGAATGCACAAAGAGCATTGCAATTAAGCTTTTCAGATAAACACCGCATGTggctactgtaacagttacaaATTTGAGTGAATTTCGAAGGAATAATGGATGCATTTATaaggaaatcaaagaaaatataaTAGAACATATATGAGaggactttatttaacgagggtgaAGCACATTGAGCGAGAGGTAGTAAAGTGTGCAAAGAGTCGCGATGGAATCCGGCAGTAGATGATCTGTGATGTCtggtaattctcaaggtttaatacgtTGGTCAAATAATTCTGTTTCGCAGACAatgtacaaagagagaaaacaaattatgagcatttgacttgatagcatcaggtaatctcgtacccaaatctccctctgtcactggaaatgtgagatctggttaagttcgacagtacaccatttttcattggctactaagaaaaggttgcggcaatgcaatctacgctccgattggcttatttcgcggggcacttagtgaaggtttggttttcgcaagctcatgtgctgttttgaataaatgcccgctgtgcggaggaaagttgtgttttttccgacgccggaaaagctttacatttgaagaaaattattttaaaaatttgcgacatttgtgtaaatggtagcGACggaagccccacgtaccctgcctctcgaataaagttctgcgtagctggctacgcggtacgcatcaactaataaattcaagttgaagtatataatttattcaaaacagtatttctcgttcttaaagcgtgacgcGCTAATTAAGTGGTGATcaattgtaaattttacggttagattaactgcaataatagcgctcgttgcagtgattaggtctaggcactcttaaacattttcgctttcaatttacagtttggttaGCTACACTTtccacgagattgtgtgaagaaaatagcactcgtttactgattaatcgTAAGCGTTCaattcagtgattaggcctaaaccctcttcaacattttagctttcaatttacggtttggctaactacactttgcacgagatcgtgtgaagaaaatagcactcatttactgattaaacctaagcgctcctttcagtgattctgcagttactccgaCAATTAAAacatctcgaccgttcaaaaacagtcgcctgtagcgcttctttctgtttgggcttaagtttaaggtttccttgtcctctacccataagaatctcttcaagaatactctcgaaatgcatgtttattccgcaaaatgacccaaaatcacaacagagggtacgaacatgcgcagtgatagaaaagcccgtatttcgggcctcgctggcactgagcatgttcgaaatcgaactttaccagatctccttTCCGTATGActgtgggagatctgggtacgagattaagcaTCAGGTAGCTTCAATTGAGTGAGCGATGTGAGCGATGTTAGTTCCCAGCGTTATAATGTTGTCCCGTGACGTCACGTACTAATTTATGCCGGTTTTGCATaaatttcgagttttaaacaagatggcggccatGAGTCATGAAAGCGTGGTCATGCAACAAGTGTTTTGTGCTTTGTGTGCCGCACAACTAAATCAAACTACATCCAGAATCAATGTGCTTGGGCGTTCCTCGTTCCCTGTGGAAAATGAAGTAAGAAAGCTTCAGCTCAACGTAATAATAGACGAACGCACTCGCATTTGTATCTCATGCCTCCGGaagttgaagaagaaaaaggctTTGGAGGAGAACTTGACGGCTATATCTGATGAGATTGTGCGAACGTTTAGAGGCTCCAATAGACCGATAGGTTTTGTGCCTTTTTCTGTTACATGTAGCACTCCGACTGAAGCTGGGCAACCTACTACTTGTACTTGTTTGGATCTTCCTACTCCACGCACGTTGTGGTCACCATTTCAAACTCCGACGACATCAATGCAGTCCTTGCAGTCCAAACAGATTGAACCTGGTGTCTGGGTTAGTTGTTCTCCTTGATATTGTTCGTTAACTTGATATTGTTGACAATACTAAATAATTTGTTCCCATTAAACACTAACAGTTACAGTTGTAATGTGTATTAGTCAAACTGAAactgtccttgtgtgagccatttacatcagtagggctaacgctcacatggttcatatgggatagaaatctagcacttcacattaccctctattcagctAACTCtgtttgaaacattttttgtttcgttcatGACCGTCAATTATTGAATTCTCCAATTTTATTCTGTTTTATTGTGCTACCTCCATAACATATAGGCTTACCTATAAATTAATAAGTTGTAGCTTGACAAGATTGCATGTCAAGCTACATCTTACTTTGACATAAAATGTTTGCTGACATATTCCGGAACCAGCCAGATACTTTAATATGGTtgttatagggaagatatctgttcacaaacattgcttttgttatttgcTAACCTCAGGAAcgaaagatcttttgtttcgacagccaatgaggctctgatTGGCACATTACTGACAAAAGGTgatgtcaacgatatcttcgctatataatattatataatattaattttctgttgtttgttaagtaagtttaattttttttcttttagttattAGTTCAATCTACTTAATTGCTTACATGTGGATTCTGTCGGTTTCTGTGCCACATACTTCGGGGTATATACTAAGTATGGTTTAATTTTTATACAGATAGTATTGTAAAATAGCACCTGCCTTTACTCAAAGTGCTCTGACCAGTATTTGTGATACAATGGCTAAGATTATTTGAGAGTGTATATATAAAAAGTTGTCTATATAACCTCTCTTTAGATCGAAGTTGTGTGGCCAAGTGAAACTAGGGCAAGACGAAGAAAACTAGCTGGAGACATGGAGTCGATTGGAAAAGCAATGCTGCGTGGGACTTACCAGCAAATGGCTCACAAAATGTGGCACCATAAACTTATTAAAGTGGAAGTTATGAAATATGTCATTCGGGCTTTAGCTTCTGAGTGTGCTGAACTTTGTTCAACTAAGAATTACTCAATGGCAAGACAATGTGGCAGTGAAGACAAGCTTAAATTTCAGCCAGAGGCCCTGTGCCAAGAGTGGAAAGAGAGAGCACCATtgttttattcacttttattGTCTTGTGCATTGTCATCAAGGAGAAGAGATGTTAAGACTGTGACTTGGCTACCAAGTGTGGCATTGGCTGGAGCAATTCTTCTACGTGAAAGATCAAGGGGTATAGAAGCTATGCAGTTGCTGGTTACTACTATAATTAAATCAAGTGGCAGTCAGGTGCGCTTGTTGACtcatgcaaataattttttacgTATTCCCTGTAAGtcttaatattcttttgtcggtGTGCTGGGTCCTAGATAGGGAGGGATTGTTTGGAACCAGTACATCTGTATGTACAGTGACAATGATTACACTGCACctgaaatttaataataataataattattatttttacaaaacattttcttgttttctgtttcagGCAATGTTGACCCGTTTAAATGCCATGCGACTAACCGTCTCCAGTAGTCGTTTCTTAAAGGTGATGGATAAATATGCTGTCACATTTGATGAAATGTTAGCGAAGCAACACAACCTCAGCCAAGCTGCCTTGCCATTAACAAGtgtaacagaagagatgaataCAGTTCCATTATTGTCGAATGTGCAGCAAGTCAACTGCGAGGCTGACCTTCGATCCTCACCAACCTGTACTGAAAAATGCAGTCAAAACCAATTTGTTCAGAACATAGCGATACCTACAGTGGTTTCTGTTTCTCAAGTCTGTACAGAAGCACAGGTGGATCCGAGTTCTCCACTTATTGAAGCAGCAGTTATAGACCCTTCAAATGGCTTCAATATTGTGGTGGACAACTGGGATTTAAGACAAGATTTACGTCACATGACGTCTGACCACCAGAACACTGATATCCATTGGGTAAATCATAACATTGTGGAAAACCGCATTTCTGGCAATGATTTACCTGATGACAAACCACTGAAGAATGTTCAGGATGTAGAAAACAAAGATCTAATTCCATCCTTTGCTGACCACAAGGAGCTCTACACCAATTACCTCATACATATTTAGAGAATCCTAACAAGGCGCATCCCAGCTTTGCATTGCCTCTTGGACCATGTGCCAAAACATATTCGACACAAACACTCTTACGCAATGAGTAAAAAGAGTAAAAAGGTAAGCCCCAAAGCAAAGCGTCCTTTCAGGTATAACACAATGCAAAAATCAAAATAGTTTtcagcatgttaattttctgTTAGTGAGTACCATATGTGGATTAAGCAGTGTATTTTGACtctcatgcaaaaaaaaaaaaaaaaaatggaagtgGAAATGATGAATTGGTTTTGCAAAGGATCAGTGACACTCTTGTTCAATGGCTTCGCATACAGTACTTGCATATACAATTTGCTCACTACTTAGGGCATAATCATCCTTAACATTTCAGGTGCAGATGGGTATGATTTTTAAGTCAGAGGTGTCTAATGAAGGCATTGTGAATGTGCTTCAGCATGTGCAGCAGTACTTGCCAAAAGTTAATGAAGGAGAGGAAGTCATCTTTGCAGAACAAGGGCTAGTGGGGGATCAATTTACAATCGAAAGAGCTGTGAATGCTCTGAAATCCATGGCAAATGGGTACACCCCTTTGAAGCGTCTAGAAGGATTTCATTTTGGGATAGCTGACTGGCTTGCTGGTGTAAAGTTCTTGAATGTATGTGAACCAGGTTTAAGACTAGAAGAGAAATGGATTATCTGCCAGAACGCAAATATAGTTAAGAAGTTCTATGAATATGTATAAACTGTTTGAATGTAAAGAAAATGAAGTGTAACTCAACTAGCCCATACCCATGTCTGCAACTTATGTAAATGattcatgaaaacaaaaatgaaatcttTCATAATAAAACGGCTAAATTCCACTCGTTTTCTGACCGGATCCAGTAATAATTCTATCAACGAGGCAAGCTTTACTTTAAGATCAGTCAGTGGGCCACATTTAAGAGACGAGAACACTTGTATTGGTATTCGTATTTGATATagcccgatttttttttttcggagcgTTAATGAACACATGAGAAGTATCGATTTGACTCTACAAGACCTGAGTTTTACGAGATCATCGTTCAGAATCGCAAAACCAGTTTGGGATAGATTCTCACGTTTTCCCGGAAACATTATGCCTTCATTTAGTTTTCATATATCGATATTCCAACTTTGTCATCAAAACTTTGTTTTTATGGTTATGTAAAGGTGACTATTATGTATGATGAAAACAGAAAATCAGGCAGTCGTCAAGGTTTAccaattctttaaactttttctCTTCTGGTCAATTCTAGGAACAGATGAGACCTCAACAAACTCTTGCAATTTCAGTGCACATTAAACTTgttaaagataacaaatatcTGGAAAGAAAAGATGACTTCGTGTCTTATCCTCTGTTTTAGTCACGACCCTGTTTAAATCTCAGAGTGTTTACCATATTATAATTCCGTTCAAGGGAAGCGGAAACACATACTAATTGTGTTCTCACAGGTATCGACAGTCATCCCGATCGAACGACATCTTGTACACGTTACGACACCCAACGACAAACACTTAACTTACGAcctaattacaatataaaaaaaatgcgaaCAGTGAGACATTAATCGCGAACTAGACATTTGACGTGTCCCATATCTTAAATTGGTTTCTTGGAATGTTCAGCCTTCTCTTTGTCTTACGACTCTAAGGACTCTAACTAATTTACATTTTAGCCACAAAGATTAAGTTGTCAGCTCACGGCCACATCGAAAGCCCAAATAGGATGTGCAATATCGAGCACGGCGCAAGCGTAGGTTTATACTTAGTACCGGTACTTTTGGTAACATCAAGGTGGTTCCCAGAACTTGGAACGTATTTGACCCTCTTTAATGATTCTTGTTTGCATTATCAGGGAATATAGCAATCACTTTTAATCTAgtttattaaagaaaaaatcactttgtataattaattaataaatgacAAGGAATTATTAATGCTAAACGAACTCTACAAAACACGATTATTTGCCTTGTCAGTGATTTTTCAAAACATAACGTACGACCTTGTAGGAAAACTTCACATATTAGacactttcaaccaatcacggaATGCTTTAATTAAAGTGTTAATTACTGTTGAAAAATAATCAACACAGGGGGTACATTTATTGCTGGACATATAGAGGCCACCAAGATGAAAATACAGGTATAATATATAGAAATATTTTTAAGTCGAATTGTCTCAAGTGAAACGAGATAAAGTAGCTAACTGTAATGACTAAAATAGTCTTAACCAGTGcgtgtgtttgtgtgtgtggCCTTATGTGTTGCACCAAGACGCGGGAGGGATTAGGACCTGTTTTTCTTGCCAAAATGGACAGAAAAAATAGGATAATAATTTCCCAGAATACTTCAAAGGTCAAAAGCTCTCCACAAAACAGTATGGAATATCACCTCGTTTACTTAAAATTCTTGCGTTAAAATGCCAACAAGAAGCAGCCAAAACATAGTAAAAAGTAATCAGTCGCTAAAAagccacacacacacacacacaaataaatcaaaatgtcTTCCTTAACGAAATTTAGTGGTATTAAAATTGCATGTCGGTTCTCCATACTTAATAACAAGTAAACCTAGTTTACTTTACCTGCCACACACTGCAGAGATATGGTCAACTTGCTACAAGGTTGTCAACAAAAATGTTACATAACAGAAACGTTTGCAGCATAAGAAGGATTCAAACATGTGCTGCGGAAAAAGAGTCAACTTGCCAAATGTTAAGTACAACAGTTTTCTCTGAGAATGTTGGCAAATCGTCACAAAAATGTAACTAACCCCACATTAATGCCTTCAACGCAGATCCACCAATTGCGGCGGGTACGATACGACGAACCATTGACTTGAGGTTATCCCAGACGTAACGTTTAAGGGGTTTGCGCACACATCGACCACGAATATTGCAAGATTGATCTTCAGAAAAGTAATATTCCCAATCTCCTTCACCAGCCTTAATAACAAACTGCCTGTCTGGCTGTGCAAAAATGAAAGCGGCGTTTCTCATGTCGGCCCCATCATCAAGAGCAAGTGGGATAAAGGAGATTGCTGCTTGTAAAAAACGCAAGGTTGTATAGCCAGTGTCATCTAGGTATCGGTGTTGGCCTTCATTTCCGCATCGTTTTATCAGTTCTCGTCCAAGAACGGTGGACGTGATCTTCTTTACGTGGATTCTAACATTACGAGGGTAATCCTGAAAGAGAAGGAACACAAATTCAGTTAATTTGGAACCTTAATATGGATCAAATAAAGTGGGAAAAGCAATTAATGCGTCAAAGATCATTTACCATGGCATGGAACGTTCCAAAGATGCTGTGCCTTTTAACTGTAGGCATGTGGTAAACGACCCCcgtaattattttctttcaagttcCAGAAGAGGCTCTTCCGTTTACATAGATCCTTGAGTAAATAATAATTCTACCAACTAGGGAAGCTTTACTCAAAGATGAGTTTGTGGGAAACATTTAAAGACAAGAGCACTTGTATTCGTATTTGAAATGGCTCGTAACATGTTTCCGAAATGTAACAGAAGCATGAGTAGTATCGA includes:
- the LOC138034791 gene encoding uncharacterized protein, with the protein product MGGILGRGRMVEDYPRNVRIHVKKITSTVLGRELIKRCGNEGQHRYLDDTGYTTLRFLQAAISFIPLALDDGADMRNAAFIFAQPDRQFVIKAGEGDWEYYFSEDQSCNIRGRCVRKPLKRYVWDNLKSMVRRIVPAAIGGSALKALMWG
- the LOC138034790 gene encoding uncharacterized protein, coding for MGGILGRGRMVEDYPRNVRIHVKKITSTVLGRELIKRCGNEGQHRYLDDTGYTTLRFLQAAISFIPLALDDGADMRNAAFIFAQPDRQFVIKAGEGDWEYYFSEDQSCNIRGRCVRKPLKRYVWDNLKSMVRRIVPAAIGGSALKALMWG
- the LOC138034789 gene encoding uncharacterized protein; the protein is MPVLHKFRVLNKMAAMSHESVVMQQVFCALCAAQLNQTTSRINVLGRSSFPVENEVRKLQLNVIIDERTRICISCLRKLKKKKALEENLTAISDEIVRTFRGSNRPIGFVPFSVTCSTPTEAGQPTTCTCLDLPTPRTLWSPFQTPTTSMQSLQSKQIEPGVWIEVVWPSETRARRRKLAGDMESIGKAMLRGTYQQMAHKMWHHKLIKVEVMKYVIRALASECAELCSTKNYSMARQCGSEDKLKFQPEALCQEWKERAPLFYSLLLSCALSSRRRDVKTVTWLPSVALAGAILLRERSRGIEAMQLLVTTIIKSSGSQAMLTRLNAMRLTVSSSRFLKVMDKYAVTFDEMLAKQHNLSQAALPLTSVTEEMNTVPLLSNVQQVNCEADLRSSPTCTEKCSQNQFVQNIAIPTVVSVSQVCTEAQVDPSSPLIEAAVIDPSNGFNIVVDNWDLRQDLRHMTSDHQNTDIHWVNHNIVENRISGNDLPDDKPLKNVQDVENKDLIPSFADHKELYTNYLIHI